The following are encoded together in the Theileria orientalis strain Shintoku DNA, chromosome 1, complete genome genome:
- a CDS encoding Bet3 transport protein, which produces MSTDNFSKLGANAFAKMEKVNSELFCLTYGSMVSQLVRDKEHSEAVNDHLMEMGMSIGSKLVDEVLAKLGCVPCTDFRSTVEAIAKIGFKMFLGISGNVVDVDPENNVYNISFQENPLDQFVELPETLKDLNYSNIFCGVIVGALAQLQMKVQCYFVKDMLKGDDTYEMTIKLEEVVNIG; this is translated from the exons atgtcGACTGATAACTTTTCTAAGTTAGGCGCAAATGCTTTTGCAAAAATGGAGAAGGTG AACTCTGAATTGTTTTGTTTGACTTACGGTTCAATGGTAAGTCAATTGGTCCGGGATAAAGAACACAGTGAGGCCGTTAACGATCATTTGATGGAAAT GGGAATGAGTATTGGAAGTAAATTGGTCGATGAGGTCCTGGCTAAATTGGGGTGTGTGCCCTGCACTGATTTTCGGAGCACTGTAGAGGCTATCGCAAAG ATTGGCTTTAAGATGTTTCTGGGCATCTCTGGGAACGTGGTGGACGTTGACCCCGAGAACAATGTGTACAACATTTCGTTCCAGGAAAATCCACTGGATCAGTTTGTAGAACTTCCTGAAACTCTAAAGGACTTAAACTActctaatattttttgcGGAGTCATCGTTGGAGCTTTAGCACAG TTACAAATGAAGGTGCAGTGTTACTTTGTAAAGGACATGTTGAAGGGAGATGACACGTACGAAATGACAATAAAGCTCGAAGAGGTAGTGAATATTggttaa
- a CDS encoding eukaryotic translation initiation factor 2 subunit gamma, with product MSTVTEEPLLKQDLSKLDVTKLTSLSPEVISRQATINIGTIGHVAHGKSTVVKALSGVHTVRFKHEKERNITIKLGYANAKIYKCTNPNHEAPSCYKSYGSKKPDNPLCEKPGCGYKMELKRHVSFVDCPGHDILMATMLNGAAVMDAALLLIAGNEPCPQPQTSEHLAAVEIMRLKNILILQNKVELIKESQALQRQQEIRKFISGTAADGSPIVPISAVLRYNIDVVSEYLVTQVAVPRRNFVSPPHMIIIRSFDVNRPGEEVEALQGGVAGGSILHGVLRVGDEIEVRPGIISKDPQGNISCKSIMSRVVSLFAEQNDLQFAVPGGLIGVGTTMDPTLTRADRLVGQVIGHVGTLPDCFVEIEISYYLLRRLLGIKTLDSDKSTKVSKLKKGEFLMINIGSTSVGGRVTGIKPDMAKFELTGPVCTRIGDKVALSRRVDKHWRLIGWGQINRGKSLELQKY from the exons atgagtacTGTTACCGAGGAGCCTTTGCTTAAGCAG GATCTTTCAAAGCTTGATGTTACCAAATTAACATCACTATCGCCAGAAGTTATTAGTAGACAGGCCACAATTAATATTG GGACCATCGGCCACGTCGCCCATGGTAAATCCACAGTAGTTAAGGCGTTATCTGGAGTACATACAGTTCGCTTCAAACATGAAAAAGAACGTAACataacaataaaactaGG GTACGCGAACGcgaaaatatacaaatgtaCGAACCCGAACCACGAGGCGCCAAGCTGTTACAAATCTTACGGAAGTAAGAAGCCAGATAACCCACTGTGTGAAAAGCCAGGATGCGGGTACAAAATGGAGCTTAAGAG GCACGTGTCGTTTGTTGACTGCCCGGGTCACGATATTCTCATGGCCACCATGTTAAACGGAGCAGCGGTAATGGACGCAGCACTGTTGCTAATCGCAGGAAATGAGCCGTGCCCACAGCCTCAGACGAGCGAACACCTGGCAGCAGTGGAGATCATGCGCCTGAAAAACATACTGATACTGCAAAACAAGGTGGAACTGATCAAGGAGTCGCAGGCTCTGCAGAGACAACAGGAAATCAGAAAATTCATATCGG GAACGGCTGCAGACGGATCACCAATTGTCCCAATTAGCGCAGTGCTCAGGTACAACATAGACGTGGTCAGCGAGTACCTGGTGACGCAGGTGGCAGTGCCGCGCAGGAACTTCGTGTCGCCCCCGCACATGATCATCATCCGCTCGTTTGACGTTAACAGGCCGGGCGAAGAGGTTGAGGCACTGCAAGGAGGCGTGGCGGGAGGAAGCATCCTCCACGGAGTCCTGAGGGTTGGCGACGAGATTGAAGTGAGGCCAGGCATCATATCAAAAGACCCGCAGGGAAACATATCCTGTAAATCCATTATGTCAAG AGTGGTATCACTGTTCGCCGAACAGAATGACCTCCAGTTTGCAGTGCCAGGTGGCCTGATAGGTGTGGGCACGACGATGGACCCTACACTGACGCGCGCAGACCGTCTCGTGGGACAAGTGATAGGCCATGTTGGGACCCTCCCGGATTGTTTCGTAGAGATTGAGATATCATACTACTTGTTAAG GAGGCTGCTGGGCATTAAGACCCTGGATAGCGACAAGAGCACCAAGGTATCGAAGCTTAAAAAGGGGGAGTTCCTCATGATTAACATCGGGTCCACCTCCGTGGGAGGGAGAGTCACCGGAATAAAGCCGGACATGGCCAAGTTCGAGCTCACAGGGCCAGTCTGCACGAGGATTGGAGACAAGGTGGCGCTCTCGAGAAGGGTCGACAAGCACTGGCGCCTGATAGGCTGGGGACAAATTAACAGAGGAAAGTCACTGGAGCTCCAGAAGTACTAA
- a CDS encoding uncharacterized protein (TB2/DP1 and HVA22 related protein family protein): MVVSFISPRLYWFLNLGVCQLYPGYLTFLYLYGRRVGLTTSSENTVLKGVYYAHHFVYWAIYLLYSYAESLVPFHKVVPFYYELKLLFFFWLGSDHFRGAGYLFQTYFGTLVNHASAKLRSLLDTSVDEKTKDAVSDFLKNLGSFGDIKDSKPVRRQSPPNASGSDNPLRSESLYVKPLVHVTFVHSGYNSLINMFTQQLRTHPRHIRLHTEQIHRDNTSTHTT, encoded by the exons aTGGTAGTCTCTTTCATTTCTCCCCGTTTGTACTGGTTTTTGAACCTGGGAGTGTGCCAGCTGTACCCGGGATACCTGACGTTCCTGTATTTGTACGGCAGAAGGGTCGGCCTGACGACCTCGTCTGAGAACACGGTTCTCAAGGGGGTGTACTACGCCCACCACTTCGTGTACTGGGCGATATACCTGCTCTACTCGTACGCCGAGTCCCTGGTCCCCTTCCACAAGGTGGTCCCATTTTACTAcgagctgaagctgctcttTTTTTTCTGGCTGGGATCCGACCACTTCAGGGGTGCAGGGTATTTGTTTCAGACTTACTTTGGCACCCTCGTGAACCACGCGAGTGCGAAGCTGCGGAGCCTCCTCGACACGAGCGTGGACGAGAAGACCAAGGACGCGGTGTCGGACTTTCTGAAAAACCTGGGAAGCTTCGGCGACATTAAGGATTCGAAGCCCGTGAGGCGGCAGAGCCCGCCCAATGCTTCCGGCTCCGACAATCCCTTAAGATCTGAAA GCCTATATGTGAAACCTCTAGTACATGTTACTTTCGTACATAGCGGATATAACTCGTTGATAAACATGTTCACACAGCAGCTGCGCACTCATCCACGGCATATTCGCTTACACACAGAGCAAATACACAGGGACAACACAAGTACACACACAACATAA
- a CDS encoding Conserved hypothetical protein (0) → MDEFRKGFGSCPEIRESPQGDDMNNESLTDELEKKLGLKPSNTSFDLELTQKEGEEPTVAYYPELYDSSVSDCDSQDHVTVVFNWNHGGDEVYLVEHNEKEQRRIRMIKSKNCFSTIQELPKKLFKYRFLVDNVLQYSPEDPCVKTEDGFVNYIDIGKFKPTDYSMPRQRQELNIGTYGHELPGPNYSTMEPPIYPDILNYRSPDFDNFNRVASEIHILANHIYEDTQARSFLGPSYKSYMCLHRLPNELSNVQFQPRSVSFIYVTPNEHNPYNGSKRI, encoded by the exons ATGGATGAGTTTAGAAAGGGGTTCGGTAGTTGTCCAGAAATAAGAGAATCGCCACAGGGGGATGACATGAACAATGAATCCTTAACGGACGAGTTAGAGAAGAAACTGGGCCTGAAACCGAGTAACACTAGTTTCGACCTAGAGTTGACCCAAAAGGAGGGAGAAGAGCCCACAGTAGCCTACTATCCGGAACTATATGACTCAAGCGTATCGGATTGTGATTCCCAGGACCATGTAACAGTGGTTTTCAA TTGGAACCATGGAGGGGACGAGGTGTACCTAGTTGAACACAACGAGAAGGAGCAGAGAAGAATCAGGATGATCAAGAGTAAAAATTGCTTCAGCACGATTCAGGAGCTGCCGAAGAAGCTGTTCAAATACAGATTTCTAG TGGATAACGTGCTTCAATATTCACCTGAGGACCCATGCGTGAAGACGGAAGATGGGTTTGTAAACTATATAGATATCGGAAAGTTTAAACCGACAGATTACTCGATGCCAAGGCAGCGACAAGAG TTAAACATTGGAACATATGGGCACGAGTTGCCGGGGCCAAACTACTCTACAATGGAACCTCCTATCTACCCGGACATACTTAACTACAG GTCACCTGACTTTGATAACTTTAACAGAGTGGCGAGCGAGATTCACATACTCGCAAACCATATCTACGAAGATACGCAAGCAAGATCGTTTCTAGG GCCGAGCTACAAGAGTTACATGTGTCTCCACAGATTGCCAAACGAGTTATCCAATGTACAATTCCAACCAAG GTCAGTCTCGTTCATATACGTCACGCCTAACGAGCATAATCCCTACAATGGTAGcaaaagaatataa
- a CDS encoding uncharacterized protein (RNA recognition motif, RNP-1 domain containing protein), which yields MATSLNENRRTLFVRGIAEDVDKDLLYAAFSQFGTILNLEIPKDKDKDKNKSIAFIEFEDEEDAKHAIFNRHNSELYGRVIKVSYSTHSHVHTTRHKAVWDDDINFNIKVNQDVQIQD from the exons ATGGCAACTTCTCTTAATGAGAACAGAAGGACCCTGTTTGTTAGAGGAATCGCAGAGGACGTTGACAAGGACCTTCTTTACGCAGCCTTCTCACAGTTTGGGACCATTTTGAATTTAGAAATCCCCAAGGATAAGGATAAAG ATAAAAACAAGTCCATTGCTTTCATCGAGTttgaggacgaggaggatgCCAAACACGCCATTTTCAACCGTCACAACTCTGAGCTTTACGGGAGGGTCATAAAGGTTTCCTACTCCACTCATTCTCACGTCCATACCACCAGGCATAAAGCAG TTTGGGACGATGACATTAACTTCAACATTAAGGTAAATCAGGATGTGCAAATTCAAGACTAA
- a CDS encoding uncharacterized protein (zinc finger, DHHC-type domain containing protein) gives MDLKESDSRELDDEIGLSYDYHPIGTSLNEGPVGKFPHGPDKNSLIATLVISSFQYLTFNILELRYSYARRHVLISSILFFIKIYLITRINKADPGTVTPDLHRKDYLNEALPARLTTVNGYNVLQKWCCNCRVYKEPRTKHCYTCKRCVNRFDHHCPWLSNCIGYNNYKLFLLFVTCEMLVQHCFVFGLISVLDDLYDDKFNIFNINAYRYILDKHFFVFMFFILTVASALFFTVYNVFNKYLMLTNQTTYEYLNKQHAVNPYNIGLLNNVMEFVKLPTNFWK, from the exons ATGGATCTAAAAGAAAGTGATTCTAGGGAATTGGACGATGAGATAGGTCTTAGTTACGACTACCATCCGATTGGTACATCTCTGAATGAAG GCCCGGTTGGCAAGTTTCCTCACGGACCTGATAAAAACTCATTAATTGCGACCCTTGTGATTTCTTCCTTTCAATATTTGACATTTAACATTCTAGA GCTGAGATATTCCTATGCCAGGCGCCACGTGCTGATTTCCTCCATCCtgtttttcattaaaatataccTCATTACAAGAATTAACAAGGCCGACCCTGGCACGGTCACTCCAGATTTGCACAGAAAAGATTACTTAAACGAGGCTCTCCCAGCGAGACTGACAACGGTTAACGGATATAATGTGTTACAGAAGTGGTGCT GTAACTGCCGAGTATACAAAGAACCGAGAACGAAGCACTGTTACACCTGTAAGAGGTGTGTTAACCGCTTTGACCACCACTGCCCATG GCTGTCAAATTGTATCGGatacaacaactacaagttgtttttactatttGTTACCTGCGAAATGCTAGTACAACACTGTTTTGTATTTGGATTAATATCAGTACTTGAT GATTTGTATGATGAcaaattcaatattttcaaCATTAACGCCTATAGGTACATCCTGGATAAACACTTCTTTGT GTTCATGTTCTTTATACTAACAGTAGCATCGGCACTATTCTTCACTGTATACAATGTCTTCAACAAGTACCTGATGTTGACGAATCAGACGACCTACGAGTACCTAAATAAACAGCACGCAGTGAACCCGTACAACATCG GACTGTTGAACAATGTTATGGAGTTCGTGAAACTGCCAACGAATTTTTGGAAGTAA
- a CDS encoding uncharacterized protein (actin/actin-like family protein): MDASAYSALPRVVLDNGSGYVKFGLSSNKRPPHVAPNCIGHPKKKASAYYSDSYSSSNVDQGTGHSTNSAADSGTFVSEYCYTLLEFFCYRPQVNSLVYDANRQRQVWDRYIGRSNLTNTNGVISPGNLLSVNPETTSICVTEPNLCPAQSRQLSAEILFEDFGFPMACFLSSQTASAYFYETLRSKSRTGFSLKCYPKEPSQQTSENISCCLVIDCGFGSTHSVPFVNGEPLQNAALRTAVAGSTCNSYLKNITAMRSVNLEFNELVVQHMKEESCYVSRDFDLELRAAKKIQSLYGARLGHQYMLPIYTSRSKTHMLKHFTNYRKTRPPLLNEHNEKFIKLVADGKVKDPEYINSVISDQYVNEGSGSKEESGSRQAEVLSGEKAREGQDQSQEAYNEQGNVDTDDQCVNLFSERFSVPEILFSPQVDIKLKDCGIVDLAYRSISLCPPVVQPLLARNIFVCGGSTKYHGFIHRFYKDLRSLIPQAWDVGIYSIEDPSVASFYGAKHWTNNDTLFLSNAITRNAYLENGGSVIKIDELLN; encoded by the exons ATGGACGCCTCAGCATACTCAGCACTTCCCAGAGTAGTACTTGATAATGGCTCAGGATACGTTAAATTCGGACTGTCGTCGAACAAGAGGCCGCCGCACGTGGCGCCGAACTGTATTGGCCACCCGAAGAAGAAGGCCAGCGCATATTACTCAGACTCGTACTCGTCCTCCAACGTGGACCAGGGAACGGGACACAGCACAAATTCAGCAGCAGATTCGGGAACGTTTGTGTCGGAATACTGCTACACACTGTTGGAATTCTTCTGTTACAGGCCGCAGGTGAACAGCCTGGTGTACGACGCGAATAGGCAGAGGCAAGTCTGGGATAGGTACATAGGAAGGTCGAACCTGACGAACACAAACGGAGTGATATCGCCAGGAAACCTGCTCTCAGTAAACCCGGAAACCACCTCGATTTGCGTAACGGAGCCGAATTTGTGTCCAGCACAATCAAGGCAGCTGTCAGCAGAGATTCTGTTTGAGGACTTCGGGTTCCCAATGGCATGTTTCCTGTCCTCGCAAACAGCAAGCGCGTACTTTTATGAGACGTTAAGGTCGAAGAGTAGAACAGGATTCAGCTTAAAATGCTACCCGAAAGAGCCGAGTCAGCAGACAAGTGAAAATATATCATGCTGCCTAGTGATCGACTGCGGATTCGGCTCCACTCACTCAGTGCCGTTTGTGAACGGAGAGCCCCTACAAAACGCAGCCCTGCGAACGGCAGTAGCAGGGTCGACATGCAACTCGTACCTGAAAAACATAACGGCGATGAGGTCGGTGAATTTGGAATTCAACGAATTGGTAGTACAGCAC ATGAAGGAGGAGTCGTGCTACGTGTCAAGGGACTTCGACCTTGAGTTGAGAGCAGCGAAGAAGATACAGAGCTTGTACGGGGCGCGCCTAGGCCACCAATACATGCTGCCAATATACACGTCGAGATCG AAAACACACATGCTGAAGCACTTCACGAACTATCGCAAGACGAGGCCGCCACTCCTGAATGAGCACAACGAAAAATTCATAAAATTAGTGGCAGATGGGAAAGTAAAGGACCCTgagtatataaatagtgTAATATCTGACCAATACGTCAACGAAGGATCAGGGAGTAAGGAGGAGAGTGGCAGCAGACAAGCTGAAGTGTTGAGCGGAGAAAAGGCAAGAGAGGGCCAGGATCAAAGTCAGGAAGCTTACAACGAACAAGGCAACGTAGATACGGACGACCAGTGCGTGAATTTGTTCTCAGAACGATTCTCAGTGCCAGAGATACTTTTCAGCCCACAAG TAGATATTAAACTTAAGGATTGTGGAATCGTCGATCTGGCCTACAGAAGCATTTCACTGTGCCCGCCGGTAGTACAGCCGCTGCTAGCGAGAAACATATTTGTGTGCGGGGGAAGCACAAAATACCACGGATTCATACACAGATTTTATAAGGATTTAAGATCACTAATACCGCAG GCATGGGACGTGGGAATATACTCAATAGAAGACCCATCAGTAGCGTCATTTTATGGAGCGAAGCACTGGACGAACAATGACACACTCTTTCTGTCAAACGCAATTACGAGAAACGCATACTTGGAAAACGGAGGAagtgtaataaaaatagacgAGCTTctgaattaa